Proteins encoded together in one Pantoea sp. CCBC3-3-1 window:
- a CDS encoding aldolase yields MSELQLREEICLAGKSLFDRGYTVGSAGNISARLADGWLITPTDACLGRLEPDRIAKVSLNGDWIAGDKPSKTLLLHRQVYDRNPEVQAVVHTHSTSLVGLTLQGVWQEASILPPITPYQVMKVGRIPLIPYCRPGAPQVADRVAQLALEVRGVMLARLGPVIWGNSIAAACFALEELEETAKLWMQATVKPQPLGEDEVAELCEVFSARW; encoded by the coding sequence AAAAGCCTGTTCGATCGCGGCTATACCGTCGGTAGTGCCGGAAACATCAGCGCCCGACTGGCCGACGGCTGGCTGATTACGCCAACGGATGCTTGCCTGGGCCGGCTTGAACCGGATCGTATCGCCAAAGTCAGCCTGAACGGTGACTGGATCGCCGGTGACAAGCCGTCAAAAACGCTGCTGCTGCATCGTCAGGTTTACGATCGCAATCCCGAAGTGCAGGCGGTCGTCCATACTCACTCTACCAGTCTGGTAGGACTGACTTTGCAAGGTGTCTGGCAGGAAGCCAGCATTCTGCCGCCGATTACCCCTTATCAGGTGATGAAAGTCGGCAGAATCCCGCTGATCCCATACTGTCGCCCGGGTGCGCCACAGGTGGCGGATCGGGTTGCTCAGCTGGCGCTTGAGGTACGCGGCGTCATGCTCGCGCGGCTTGGCCCGGTTATCTGGGGAAACTCGATTGCCGCCGCCTGCTTTGCCTTAGAGGAGCTGGAAGAAACGGCAAAGCTGTGGATGCAGGCGACGGTTAAGCCTCAGCCGTTGGGTGAGGATGAGGTGGCCGAGCTTTGCGAGGTATTTTCTGCCCGCTGGTAA